The proteins below come from a single Salinivibrio kushneri genomic window:
- the ccmI gene encoding c-type cytochrome biogenesis protein CcmI: protein MIEFWGATLVFFVLGAVMFLWPLWQKSEHDHQGSRDALNKAFYYDRVEEIQAESAEGLIDNEKDLTRDLQQSLLDDIPEKEKAKQARHLRLTPMQWVPGLIVLAVVSFGLYGIEGSANQVAQWQQTAQQLPSLSKRLLNNEQPLTQQEMQDLTLALRTRLQHEPSDSTGWLLLGRIGLANRDGETAKGAMEKAYALAPSQPDIQVGLAQALLFAGDEADSARAQNLLKSVVKDNPFNLQAMSLLAYQAFEQERYQDAIATWKAMKTLIGSDDPRNQTLDQSIARAKLALNSADGAKVDITVTLGSQVQLPNEGVVIISAHASADSSMPIAAKRLPLSKFPLSVDLADTDSLNPNQALSSQDKVVIKARIDRDGNVATKEGDWVGQSAVVSLGSHTELVIDKQQ, encoded by the coding sequence ATGATTGAATTTTGGGGCGCGACCTTGGTGTTTTTTGTCCTTGGCGCGGTGATGTTTTTGTGGCCCCTTTGGCAAAAAAGTGAACACGATCATCAGGGTAGCCGTGATGCATTGAACAAAGCGTTTTACTATGACCGTGTTGAAGAAATTCAAGCAGAAAGCGCTGAAGGCTTAATCGATAATGAAAAGGATCTGACGCGCGACCTTCAACAGTCTCTGTTAGACGATATCCCAGAAAAAGAGAAAGCCAAACAAGCCCGTCACTTGCGACTGACACCGATGCAGTGGGTGCCAGGTTTAATCGTGCTAGCGGTGGTGAGCTTCGGTTTATATGGTATTGAGGGCAGTGCCAACCAAGTGGCGCAGTGGCAACAAACCGCCCAGCAGTTGCCGTCGTTATCTAAGCGCCTGCTTAACAATGAACAGCCGCTGACGCAACAAGAGATGCAAGACTTAACCTTGGCGTTGCGCACGCGCTTGCAACACGAGCCAAGCGATAGCACTGGGTGGCTGTTGCTTGGCCGTATTGGTCTTGCTAATCGAGACGGTGAAACGGCTAAGGGGGCAATGGAAAAAGCCTATGCCTTGGCACCTTCACAACCTGATATTCAAGTCGGGCTAGCGCAAGCCTTGTTGTTTGCAGGTGATGAAGCAGACAGTGCGCGGGCGCAGAATTTGTTGAAATCTGTGGTGAAAGACAACCCCTTTAATCTGCAGGCGATGTCTTTGCTCGCCTACCAAGCGTTCGAGCAAGAACGATATCAAGATGCGATCGCTACATGGAAGGCGATGAAAACCTTGATAGGCAGTGACGACCCGCGTAACCAGACGTTAGATCAGTCGATCGCACGAGCAAAGTTGGCTCTCAATAGCGCGGACGGTGCCAAAGTCGATATTACGGTGACACTGGGCAGCCAAGTGCAGTTACCTAACGAGGGGGTGGTGATCATTTCTGCTCACGCGTCGGCCGATTCATCGATGCCGATTGCAGCCAAGCGCCTGCCTTTATCTAAGTTTCCCTTGTCTGTGGACTTGGCAGACACTGACAGCCTGAATCCCAACCAAGCGTTATCCTCGCAAGATAAGGTGGTGATTAAGGCGCGAATTGACCGAGATGGTAACGTCGCAACGAAAGAAGGTGACTGGGTTGGACAAAGTGCGGTGGTAAGTCTAGGCAGCCACACAGAACTGGTTAT